In Pseudomonas sp. LRP2-20, the genomic window GCCTGCCGTCCGCTGCTGGCAGCGAAACCCTGCAGACCACGCGCATGACCCACAGCTTCGCCCTGGCTCATCTTCAGGGTGTGCCCGGCTGCCTGCCATTGGTCGAGCATGGCGTCAGCGCCCTGCGCGGTGCCTTGCACGATGCTCGCCACGGCGGCTGGTTCGCTCACCCGCCAGGGCAGGGCGACAGCGCCAAGGCTGCCTACCTGCATGCCTTCGTCGCGTTGGCCGCAAGCTCTGCGGTGGTCGCGGGTGCCATGGGTGCTCAGGGCTTGCTGGTGGATGCCATCCATACCCTCGAAGCGCGGTTCTGGAGCGAGGAGCAGGGCGCCCTGCGCGAGTCGTTTTCCAGCGACTGGCAGCAGGCGCAGGCCTATCGCGGGGCCAACAGCAACATGCACGCCACCGAGGCATTCCTGGCGCTGGCCGATGTCACCGGCGATACGCTGTGGCTCGATCGCGCCCTGCGTATCGCCCAGCGCATCATCCACACCCATGCCGCCGCCAACGGCTTTCGGGTGGTCGAGCATTTCGACGCGCACTGGCAGCCGCTGCCGCACTACAACCGCGAGGATCCCGCCAACCACTTTCGGCCTTATGGCACCACGCCTGGCCATGCATTCGAATGGGCGCGGCTGCTGCTGCATCTGGAAGCGGCTCGCGATCTGGCCGGGCTGCATGCACCGGACTGGTTGCTGGGCTGTGCCCGTGGCCTGTTCGACAGCGCCTGCCGTGATGCCTGGAACGTCGATGGCAGCAAGGGCATCGTCTACACCCTGGACTGGGACAACCGCCCGGTGGTGCGCGAGCGCCTGCACTGGGTGCATGCCGAAGCCTGCGCCAGTGCGGCAGCCCTGCTGCGCCGTACCGGCGAGGCGCAGTATGAGCGCTGGTACCGCTGCTTCTGGGATTTCATCGACTGCCATTTCATCGACCGAGCGGCCGGCAGCTGGCATCACGAACTTGACCCGGGCAACCGGCCTGCCGCGACCATCTGGGCGGGCAAGCCGGACCTCTATCACGCCTATCAGGCGGTACTGTTGCCGGGGTTGCCGTTGGCGCCGAGCCTGGCAACTGCCGTTTCAGGTCATGTAACCAAACGATGACATTCGCGCATCGCTTCGTTACCTGGCGAAGCGGGCACGCTGATTAGACTCCATGCAATGCAAGCGACCGACTTGCCCGGCATAACAACAAGAAAGGTATTCCGATGACTTCGACTCTCCGCCTCGCCGCCGCGATCTCCCTCGCCTCGCTCTTGCCGCTCAGTGTCTGCGCCGCCGAATCCAAAGGCAGCGTCGAAGTGGTGCACTGGTGGACCTCCGGTGGTGAAAAAGCTGCTGTGGATGTGCTCAAGGATCAGGTCGAGAAGGATGGCTTCACCTGGAAGGACGGCGCTGTCGCCGGTGGCGGTGGTGCTACGGCCATGACCGTGCTCAAGAGCCGCGCAGTGGCGGGCAATCCGCCGGGCGTCGCGCAGATCAAGGGGCCGGACATCCAGGACTGGGCTGCCACCGGCCTGCTCGATACCAATGTGCTCAAGGACGTTGCCAAGGACGAAAAGTGGGACTCGCTGCTCGACAAGAAGGTCGCCGACACCGTTAAGTACGACGGTGACTATGTCGCCGTACCGGTCAACATCCACCGCATCAACTGGCTGTGGATCAATCCGGAGGTCTTCAAGAAGGCTGGCATCGACAAGGCGCCGACCACCCTCGACGAATTCTACGCCGCGGCCGACAAGCTCAAGGCCGCCGGTTTCATCCCGCTCGCCCACGGCGGCCAGCCCTGGCAGGACAGCACGGTGTTCGAAAGCGTGGTGCTGGCTGTGATGGGGTCAGAGGGCTACAAGAAAGCCATGGTCGACCTGGACGAATCGGCGCTGACCGGGCCCGAGATGGTCAAGGCGCTCACCGAGCTGAAGAAGGTCGCCACCTACATGGACCCGGACGGCAAGGGCCAGGACTGGAACCTGGAGGCGGCCAAGGTCATCAACGGCAAGGCCGGCATGCAGATCATGGGTGACTGGGCCAAGAGCGAGTGGACGCTGGCCAAGAAGACCGCCGGCAAGGACTACCAGTGCGTGCCGTTCCCCGGCACTGAAAAGGCGTTCCTCTACAACATCGACTCGCTGGTGGTGTTCAAGCAGAACGACAAGGGCACAGCTGCCGGCCAGCAGGACATCGCTCGCAAGGTGCTTGGCGATAACTTCCAGAAGGTCTTCAGCATCAACAAGGGCTCGATCCCGGTGCGCAACGACATGCTCGCCGACATGGGCAAGTACGGTTTCGATGCCTGCGCCCAGACCTCCGCCAAGGACTTCCTCGCCGACGCCAAGAGCGGCGGCCTGCAGCCGAGCATGGCGCACAACATGGCCACCACGCTGGCCGTGCAAGGCGCATTCTTCGATGTGGTGACCAACTACATCAACGACCCCAAGGCCGACCCGGCCGATGCGGCGAAGAAGCTGGCGGCGGCGATCAAGGCTGCCAAGTAGCCATCTCGAGGCTGGCGAAATCCCTGTGGGA contains:
- a CDS encoding AGE family epimerase/isomerase — translated: MNTPDLAPGSWLGSTVHAAWLQAEGQRLLAFARASQLPEGFGCLDAQGCLPSAAGSETLQTTRMTHSFALAHLQGVPGCLPLVEHGVSALRGALHDARHGGWFAHPPGQGDSAKAAYLHAFVALAASSAVVAGAMGAQGLLVDAIHTLEARFWSEEQGALRESFSSDWQQAQAYRGANSNMHATEAFLALADVTGDTLWLDRALRIAQRIIHTHAAANGFRVVEHFDAHWQPLPHYNREDPANHFRPYGTTPGHAFEWARLLLHLEAARDLAGLHAPDWLLGCARGLFDSACRDAWNVDGSKGIVYTLDWDNRPVVRERLHWVHAEACASAAALLRRTGEAQYERWYRCFWDFIDCHFIDRAAGSWHHELDPGNRPAATIWAGKPDLYHAYQAVLLPGLPLAPSLATAVSGHVTKR
- a CDS encoding ABC transporter substrate-binding protein, which codes for MTSTLRLAAAISLASLLPLSVCAAESKGSVEVVHWWTSGGEKAAVDVLKDQVEKDGFTWKDGAVAGGGGATAMTVLKSRAVAGNPPGVAQIKGPDIQDWAATGLLDTNVLKDVAKDEKWDSLLDKKVADTVKYDGDYVAVPVNIHRINWLWINPEVFKKAGIDKAPTTLDEFYAAADKLKAAGFIPLAHGGQPWQDSTVFESVVLAVMGSEGYKKAMVDLDESALTGPEMVKALTELKKVATYMDPDGKGQDWNLEAAKVINGKAGMQIMGDWAKSEWTLAKKTAGKDYQCVPFPGTEKAFLYNIDSLVVFKQNDKGTAAGQQDIARKVLGDNFQKVFSINKGSIPVRNDMLADMGKYGFDACAQTSAKDFLADAKSGGLQPSMAHNMATTLAVQGAFFDVVTNYINDPKADPADAAKKLAAAIKAAK